The stretch of DNA CGCCATCCCCTCGTCCGGGGAGCTGCCATGGCTGCGGTGACCATCGCTCCGCTCGACCCTCTCCACTGGCGTGCGGTCGAGCGGATCTACGCGGCCGGGATCGCGACCGGCCACGCCACGTTCGAGTCCGAGCCGCCGACCTGGGACCGGTTCGACGCCGACAAGCTGCCGCACCAGCGCCTCGTCGCCCTCGGCCCCGACGGGACGGTGCTCGGCTGGGCGGCGGCGGCAGCCACCTCCCAGCGGCCCGTCTACGCCGGCGTCGTCGAGCACTCGGTCTACGTCGATCCGAGCGCGGCCGGGCGCGGCACCGGCCGGCTCCTCCTCGAGGCGCTCGGCGAGACCACCGAGGAAGCCGGGATCTGGACCCTCCAGTCCGGCATCTTCCCCGAGAACGAGGCCAGCCTCGCCCTGCACCGCGCCGCCGGGTTCCGCGTGGTGGGCGTGCGCGAGCGGGTCGGGAAGATGAGTCATGGGCCACTCGCCGGGCGGTGGCGTGACGTGGTGCTCGTCGAGCGGCGCAGCCGACGCGTGGGGTGACCGGGCCCGCGGAGCCGCCGACACCCGTCACAGCGTGAGCTCGAAGACCTCCGGCACCAACGACGCCAGCGTCTCCCGGCACGCCCGGACAGCGGTGGTGGCGGCGATCGAGGTCCGGGTCGCGGTGAAGACCGAGCGACGGGGGTCGCCGGGCAGCCGCACCAGGCGGGCGCTCGGACGCTGATGCGCGAGCATCAGGTCGGGCAGGATCGCGCCGGCGTTGCCGGACTCGATCAGCGCGATCTGCGCCTGGAGGTCGTCGGTCTCGAACCGGATGTCGGGCTCGAAGCCCGCCTGACGGCACAGCTGGACCGCCCACTGCCGCGACGCGGCACCCGGCGGCTCCATCACCCAGGGCAACCCGGCCATCGCCTCGATCGCCTCCACCCCCGCCCAGGCGGCGCCGTACGCCGGCACGGCCATCCGCAGCGCATCGGTGGTCAGGGGGACCCGGTCGAGGTCGGCCGGGCGCGGCGCCGCCTGGTGCGGGTACTGCTCGGCGATGACCAGGTCGAACTCGCGCGCCGAGGTCTCCCGCAGCGCCTCCTCCGGCACCCGCTGGGAGACGGTGACCCGCAGCCGCGGGTGCGCGGTGGCCAGCTCGGCGAGCAGCCGCGGGACGAAGGCGTTCGTGGCCGATTGGAAGGCGGCGATCCGCAGCGACCCCGAGGCCTGGCCGCCGAGGGTGGCGACCTCCGCCTCGGCCTGCTCCAGCCGGTCGAGGATCGCGCCGGCATGCTCGACCAGCACCTCCGCCGCGGGGGTCAGCTGCAGGCGACGCCCCACCTTCTGCAGCAGCTCGACCCCCACCTCGCGCTCGAGCAGGCTGAGCTGCTGCGAGACCGACGACGGGCTCAGGTGCAGGGCGTCGCCCACCTCGGCGATCGTGCCTCGCAGGCTCAGCTCGTACAGCAGGCGCAGACGCCGTACGTCGAGCATGCCGCCTCCTTCCGCGACGCCGTTCCGCCGCCGATCGTTCGGGTGAGCCGAAGTATAAGCAGCGGAAGAGGGCGCTGTTCCTTAACGGTTCGGCACGCCGATACTGGCTTCGAGCAGCCCCGCACAGCGCAGACCGGAGGAGCCACGCGTGAGGACCGAGTACGACGACAGCCGACTCCTCGCGGACGTCGAGACGCAGGTCAGGACCTGGCTCGAGGCCGCCGCGACCAAGCCCACCCACGCCTCGGCCAAGCGACTCGCCGCGGTGCTGAAGGACCCCCGCGGCCTGGAGTTCACTGTCGGCTTCGTGGACCGGGTCGTGCGGCCCGAGGACCTGAACGTGGCCGCGCGAGCGCTGCGCGAGCTGGTCGCGATCACGCCGCGGTTCCTGCCCTGGTACCAGAAGGCCGCGCTGCGTGCGGGGGCCGCGCTCTCGACGATCGCGCCGTGGCTGGTGATCCCGCTGGCCCGCAGGGTGCTGCGGGCCATGGTCAGCCACCTGCTGATCGATGCCACCGACGAGCGGCTGGGCGCGTCCATCGCCCGGATCCGCGAGCGCGGCGTCAGCCTCAACATCAACCTGCTCGGCGAGGCGGTGCTCGGCGAGGCCGAGGCCAACCGTCGCCTCGAAGGCACGCGGCGCCTGCTCGAGCGCCCGGACGTGGACTACGTCTCGATCAAGGTCTCCTCGCCCGTCGCACCCCACTCGCCCTGGGCCTACGACCAGGCCGTCACCCACGTGATCGAGCGGCTGCTGCCGCTCTACCAGTACGCCGCTCGCGCGTCGGCGCACGGGCGTCGCAAGTTCATCAACCTCGACATGGAGGAGTACCACGACCTCGACATCACCATCGAGGTCTTCACCCGGATCCTCGAACGCGAGGAGCTGCTCGGGCTTGAGGCGGGCATCGTGCTGCAGGCCTACCTGCCCGACGCCCTGGGCGCGATGATGCGACTGCAGGACTGGGCAGCCGCCCGCCGGCAGCGCGGCGGGGCGGCCGTCAAGGTCCGGCTGGTCAAGGGCGCCAACCTGCCGATGGAGCGGGTCCAGTCCTCGCTCTACGGCTGGCCGCTGGCCACCTGGGGTTCGAAGCAGGAGTCCGACACCAACTACAAGCGGGTGCTGAACTACGCGCTCACGCCCGAGCGTGCGGCGAACATCCGCCTCGGCGTCGCGGGCCACAACCTCTTCGACGTCGCCTACGCCTGGATCCTCGCCGGGCGGCGCGGCGTGCGCGACCGCACCGAGTTCGAGATGCTGCTGGGCATGGCCGAGGGGCAGGCCGAGGCGGTCCGCGAGACGCTGGCGGCCGAGGGCGTCGGCCTGCTGCTCTACGTGCCGGTGGTGCACCCGAAGGACTTCGACGTCGCCATCGCCTACCTGGTCCGCCGCCTCGAGGAGGGTGCCAGCCAGGAGAACTTCATGTCGGCCGTCTTCGACATCCGCGAGGACTCAGCGCTCTACCGCCGCGAGCGCGACCGGTTCGTCGCCTCGCTCGCGGCCCTCGACGACGCCGTACCCGCGCCGAACCGCACCCAGGACCGGCGCCGGCCGGTGACCGAGGCGCCGGCCGATCACTTCGAGAACACCCCCGACACCGACCCCTCGCTGCCGGGCAACCGCGCCTGGGGTGCCGAGATCATCGGCCGCATCCCCGCCTCCTCCCTCGGCGAGGCGACGATCGCCGCGTCGGCCGTCGACGACGTACGCGACATCGAGCAGCTGCTCGCCCAGACGCGCGCCGCGGGTCTGGACTGGGGCCGACGCCCGTCGAGCGAGCGGGCGGCGCTGCTGCGCGCAGCGGCCGTCGAGCTCGAGCGCCGCCGCGGCGATCTGCTCGAGGTCGCCGGCAGCGAGTGCGGCAAGACGCTCGACCAGAGCGATCCCGAGGTCTCCGAGGCGATCGACTTCCTCAACTACTACGCGCAGCTGGCCGAGGCGCTCGACGACGTCGACGGCGCCACCCACACCCCGGTCGGGCTGACGGTCGTCACCCCGCCGTGGAACTTCCCCCTCGCCATCCCCACCGGTGGCGTCGCGGCTGCGCTCGCCGCCGGCTCGGCCGTCGTCCTCAAGCCCGCCCCACAGGCCCGGCGGTGTGGCGCGCTCATCACGGAGTCGCTGTGGGCGGCCGGCGTGCCCACCGACGTCCTCCGGCTCGTCGACGTCCCCGAGAACGAGGCGGGCCAGACCCTGGTGGCCAGCCCCCTGGTGGACCGGCTGATCCTCACCGGCGCGTTCGAGACGGCCGAGCTCTTCCGGTCCTTCCGCTCCGATCTGCCCCTGCTCGGCGAGACCTCGGGCAAGAACGCGATCGTGATCACCCCGAACGCCGATCTCGACCTGGCCGCCAAGGATCTCGTCCAGAGCGCCTTCGGCCACGCCGGCCAGAAGTGCTCGGCGGCATCGCTGGGCATCCTGGTCGGCTCGGTCGCCACCTCGAGGCGCTTCCGCGACCAGCTGGTCGACGCCGTCAGCTCGCTCAAGGTCGGTCTGCCCAGCGATCCCACCGCGCAGGTCGGGCCGCTGATCGAGCCCGCGTCGGGCAAGCTGCTCGACGCCCTGACCACGCTCCAGCCCGGCGAGTCCTGGCTCGTCGAACCGCGCCGGCTCGACGTCGAGGGCCGGCTCTGGACGCCCGGGGTGAAGGTAGGGGTCCGGCCGGGCTCGCCGTTCCACCTGACGGAGTACTTCGGACCGGTGCTCGGCCTGATGAGCGCCACGAGCCTCGAGGAGGCGATCACAGCGCAGAACGCCGTCGACTACGGCCTCACCGCCGGCCTGCACTCGCTGGACCGCGCCGAGATCGAGACCTGGATCGACCGCGTCGAGGCGGGCAACGCCTACGTCAACCGCACCACCGTCGGCGCGATCGTGCGGCGCCAGCCGTTCGGCGGTTGGAAGAAGTCGGCCGTCGGCGCCGGCACCAAGGCCGGCGGCCCGAACTACCTGGTCGGGCTCTCGGACTGGGTCAGCACCGAGGCCTCCCGGCTCGAGCGCCCGGCCTCCACCGTCCAGCGGCTCGTCGAGGGTGCCGGCGCGCTCGGGCTCGACGAGCGCGGCCTCATCGCCCGCGGCGCCGGCTCGGACGCGAGCGCGTGGGTCCTGGAGTTCGGTCGGGCACGCGACGTGAGCGGCCTGTCAGCGGAGAAGAACGTGCTGCGCTACCGAGCGGTCCCGGTCACCATCAGGTACGACGGAGCCTCGCTCGACGAGCTGCTCCGGGTCCTCGCCGCCGGCCTCACGGCCGGTGCCGCGATCACCGTCTCCACCCCGGAGCCGCTGGATCAGCGGGTCGTCGACCTGGTCCGCGCGAGCGGAGCGGCGTACGAGGTCCAGGGTGCCGACGGCTGGACGGCCCTGCTGCGCGGCAGCTCGGCACCACACCGCGTCCGGCTCCTGGGCGGCGATCGTGCCACCTTCGCGGAGCAGAGCCGGGGCCGGGTCGACATCGCGCTCTACGCCCAGCCGGTGGTGGAGGCCGGCCGCGTCGAGCTGCTGACGTTCCTGCACGAGCAGGCGGTGGCGGTCACGGCGCACCGGTTCGGATCGCCGACGCCGCTCGCCGAGGGACTCTTCGCCGGGCTCTGAGGGTCTCGGCCACCCGACAGGGCTGGCCGAGGCGGCGATCAGGGGCTCTCGTCGACCAGGACACGATCCACCGACGCACCGCGGCCCCTCCGGATCAGCGGGCCCGTGCCGGCGAGCAGGCGCCCGACCGGGCCCTGGTCGGTGACGAGCACCTGGCCGATCACCGCGGTCGCCAGGAAGATCCAGGCGATGACGTAGAGCCACGCCAGGTAGGTGAAGGCGACGCCGATCGAGCCGTAGCGCTGCGCGCTGGTCTCCAGCGAGCGGCTCAGCCACAGGCCGGTGAAGGGCCTGGCGAGGAGCATGGCGACGCCGAACAGGGCCGCCCCGGGGACCAGCGCGCGGGTGGCCACGATCCCGGTGAGGAGCAGCCAGGGCACGAAGACGGCCAGCACGAAGAGCATCGCGAACGAGATGAGGTCACCCCACAGGTCGTGCGGCGGGATCCCGTCCGCGAACGACTGCGCCCGCCGCAGCACGGCCAGCGAGAGCGCGATCGCCAGCACCACCGCCACCCAGCGCCACGCCAGCATCGGGCTGCTCCTGGGCCGCGCGAGCATCCAGACCGCGGCGAAGGCGCGGGCGAGCGCGCGCGCCAGGCTCGTGGCCGAGGCGAGCACGACGATCGCGCCGATCACGCCGAAGGTCGCCGAGCCCGAGTCCTTGAGGGCGGCCTCCACCTCGGCCCGCGCCGCCGGGGGCGTGCCCAGGGTCGTGGAGAGGTCGTGGCCGGCGTCCCCGAACCAGGAGGCGAGCAGGATCAGGATCGGGAAGACCGAGGTGAACAGCTGGGCGGCCACCGACATCGCCCTGTCGAAGACCTCGATCCGCTGCAGACTCCACGCCGTACCCAGGCCGACCCGCGCCGGCCAGGTGGCGGTCAACCGGAGCGCTGTCCGCTGCCAGCGCGCCGGCAGCAGGTGCAGGGCGCGGTCCAGCTGCGCCTGCTGCTCGGGAGTCGGGGCGGCCACCCGTCGACCTCAGGTCGGGTGGGTGATGGGCCGTCGCGGCGGTACGACGGCGCTCGCACCTGTGCGCCAGATCACAGCGTTTCACTCGCTCGGCGGCGGTTCGATCGGGTTTGCGCCTCATCGCCCCGGTTACCTGATGTTCGCCCGTTACGCACGTGGCCACGACGCAACGCCCCACCGGTTCTGGCCGGTGGGGCGTTTCGCATCACGGCGTTCCTCACGCGCGCAGAAGCTTGGTCTTCTGGGCGTCGTACTCGGCATCGGTCAGGACGCCCCGCTCGCGCAGATCGGCCAGCTTCGACAGCTCGTCGGCGGTGCTGGCCGAGGTTCCGGCCGCGGAGCGCACGTAGGCCCGCATCAGCTCGTCGGCGTCCTCCGCCCGCTGCGCCTCGCGCCGGTGCATCGAGCCCCCGCGAGCGATCAGGTAGACCAGGACACCGAGGTAGGGCAGCACGATCAGGAAGATCGTCCACAGGGCCTTGCCCCACCCGCCGAGATCGTTGCTGCGGAAGACATCGCTGAGGATGCGGACGAGCAGGAAGATCCACAGGATCCAGAGGAACAGCCACATCATCGTCCAGAACACGTCCAGCAGCGGGTACTGGCCGTTGGTCAGCAGGGGCGTCACCGGTGCCATCCGAGCTCTCCTCCCGTCGGCGGTCCCGGTGACCGCCTGCATCACGAGGGTGCTGCGCGGGCGGACTGCTGTCGTCACCCGGATCCGGTGATCTGGGCGAACACCCCGTCCGGCCGGCGAATGTCCGCTGCTACTGAGCGCCGGGTACGCCGGGTACGCCGGGCCGAGCGTCGACAGGCGAGGCGCGCATCGACGGTCCTGTCCTCCTCGAGGACCACACCGCCAAGGAACAACGCGCCAGTGGCACAACTGGCGGACCAGGGTCGGCCGCCCGTGTGTCCTCGACGAACGTAGTTGGACTTCTGCGGACCTTTTTGCCGAGGAGATGAGGACCCTTTCGGAATTATACCCCGTTGACCTGCGCAAACGCCCCGATCAGTAGTACCAGGGGTACGGCGACCAGTCGGGCTCCCGCTTCTCCAGGAACTGGTCGCGCCCCTCCTGGGCCTCGTCGGTCATGTACGCCAGGCGCGTGGTCTCACCGGCGAACATCTGCTGGCCCACGAGGCCGTCGTCGAGAAGGTTGAAGGCGTACTTGAGCATGCGCTGGGCCGTGGGCGACTTGCCGTTGATCGTGCGGCCCCACTCCAGCGCGGTCGCCTCGAGCTCGGCGTGCGGGACGGCGCGGTTGACGGTGCCCATCCGGACACCGTCCTCGGCGGAGTACTCCTCGGCGAGGAAGAAGATCTCGCGGGCGAACTTCTGGCCGACCTGCCGGGCCAGGTACGCCGAGCCGTAGCCGCCGTCGAAGGAGCCGACGTCGGCGTCGGTCTGCTTGAAGCGCGCATGCTCCAGCGAGGCCAGCGTGAGGTCGGCGACCACGTGCAGCGAGTGTCCGCCGCCGGCGGCCCAGCCCGGGACCACGCAGATGACCACCTTGGGCATGAACCGGATCAGCCGCTGGCACTCCAGGATGTGCAGCCGCGCCAGCTTCGCCTTGTCGATCGGGCTCGGCTCGGCGGCGCCGGTGGCGTCGGGGTCGTACGTCGTCCCCTGCTCCTCGTACTGGTAGCCCGCGCGGCCACGGATCCGCTGGTCCCCACCGGTGCAGAAGGAGTGCTTGCCGTTCTTCGGGCTCGGGCCGTTGCCGGTGAGGATGACGCAGCCCACGTCGGCCGACGTACGGGCGTGCTCCAGCGTGCGGAGCAGCTCGTCCACGGTGTGCGGCCGGAAGGCGTTGAGCACGTCGGGACGGTCGAACGCGATCCGGACCGTGCCGTGCGCCTTGGCACGGTGGTAGGTCAGGTCGGTCAGGTCGTCGAACCCCGGCACCTGGTCCCACTGCGCCGGGTCGAAGGTGTCGCTCACGCCGGGAAGTGCACTCATGGCGGGCAGGCTATCGCCTCGCCGGCCTGGAATAACGGGCCGCGGCTGGGCACTGTGGAGACATGACTGATCTTCTTGAAGGCGAGTACCAGCCCAGTCCCCAGCGGTGGGTCCGCGACCAGGTCGCCCAGTACGAGGCGAGTGGCGGCAAGGAGGCCTGGTACCTGCAGGACCGCAAGGACTGGCCGATCGTGGTGATCACCTCGAAGGGCGCGAAGAGCGGCAAGCTCCGCAAGAACCCCGTGATGCGGGTGGAGCACGACGGCTCCTACCTCGCGGTCGCGTCCAAGGGTGGCGCCCCCGAGCACCCCGTCTGGTACCACAACTTCCTCGCCAACCCCCTCGTCCAGCTCCAGGACGGCCCCGAGCCCGCCCTCTACCGCGCGCGGCTGATCGAGGACCAGGCCGAGTACGACGTGTGGTGGCAGCGGGGCGTCGAGGTCTACGAGCCGTACGCCGAGTACAAGCCGCGGGCCGAGGCGGCGGGTCGCACGATCCCGCTCTTCGTGCTGGAGCCCGTGGACTGACCCGCGGACGGGCGCTGGCTCACCACCAGACGTTGGTGTGCAGCCCGATGTACCAGAGCATCGCCATGCCCAGCATCGCCAGGATCCAGGCACCGAGCCGGGTGCCCGCGATCCGGGTGGTGTTGAGCCGCGCGATCATCGGGCGCTCGGCCAGGCCGCGCAGCCCGCTGTGTCCGCGCAGATCCCAGAACCAATCGGGCGCGCTGCGCCCCAGCACGGTGACCAGGCGCTGGAACTCGGCGGTGCTCAGGCCGGCGACGTAGGCCTGGTTGCCGGGGTCCTGGCGGGTGATGGTCTGCAGCGTCGGCCCGTCGGCACGCTCGTCCCGATCGGCGGCGACCGGCCCCGCGGCGCGCGTCTGCGTCGCGGGGTCGTGGGCGGCGGCGTCGGCGGAATCCGCAGCGGCGTTCGCGCGGTGCCAGGCTCGGTCGCGGATCAGGTCGTCGACCGGGGTCTGACGCAGGTCGGCATCGGCCGGACGCGACTGCTGCGTGCCGGCGGCCTGGGCGCGCTCGCGCGCTCGGTCCTCCCAGGCGGTCGGATCGGCGGCGGCCCAGCGGGCCCGCAGCTCGGCACGCGGTGGCAGCCGCTCGCCGACCTGGATCTCGCGGAGCACCTGGTAGGCGTCGCGGAAGCCGATGCCGGTCTTCTTCAGCACCACGATGAGCCGATCGAGCGTGATGTCGACGACCGCCGGATCGGACGCCGGATCGGTCGCGGCCGCTGTCGCCGGCGGGGTCGCGACCGTGCCACCGGACTGGCCCGGTCGGCCGAGCGGTGCGCCGAGCGGTGCGCCGGGCTGCGCCGGCGCGTCGGCGGCCGCGGCCTCGCCCGCCAGGGACTCCTCGACCAGCGCCGTGAGCTCCTCGCCGACCTGCCCGCCGGCCTGCCCACCGACTCGCCCACCGACCTGCTCGGACTGGTCGCCCTGCGCAGCGTGTCCGGGGAGCGCCTGTGTCCGGCCGGCGGCCACGCCGGCCACGGGGACGCCGGCCGGCGTCGCGCCGCCGGTCCTGGTCGCCGACGGGTCCTCCTCCCCGGTCCTGACGTCCTCACCGCTGAAGCGCTTCGCCTCACCGGGGTCCTTCGTCTCCAGCGGGCCGCGCCTCGCCGCCGTGATCCAGCCTCCGGCGACCTCCAGCCGATCGGCCTGGCCGGACTCGCCCAACTCGACCACGATCGCCTCGTCGGAAGGCTGGCCGCCGGCGTCGGACGGGTTCCCTGCGGCCCGGCGGCGTACCGGCCGGCTCGCGGGCGGCGTCGCCGCACCGGCGGTGTCCGCCGCCGGCGTCTCGCCGTCGAGGATGCCGAGCTCGTCGGCGACCGCTCGCTCCGCCGCGTCCATCAGGGCGCGCTGAAGTGCCTGGTTGGCGCCTCCCCCGAGCGCGGGAATGCTCATGTCGCACCGATCGGCCACGTCGGGGCCGACCTGAGCAGCGGGCGCGGCGTCAGTCCCGGGCGATCGAGGCGGCGAGGGCGACCAGGTGGCCCAGCCGGGCGAGCTCGGAGTCGAGGAAGTCGGGTCCGCCCCGGCGCCCGATGACCACGATCTCGTTGCCGTCGATCCGCGCGCCGGCGTACAGGCTCTCCTCGTCGTCGGCCACGTCGAGCCGCGCCGCCCGCTCGATCTCGACGAACGGCAGGTCGTCGGGCGCGCCAGGTGTCGCCCTGCCGCAGCCGGAGACCCGGTGCACGCGCACGGCCCAGTCGGCACGGAAGGTCAGCGGGAGCACCTCGATCAGCCGGTCCAGGGCCTCGGCCGGCGCCTCGGTGAGGTCCTCGACCGCCTCGAGGTCCAGGAAGAGGTTGCCGCCGGCGGCGTAGCGACTGATCCAAACCACGTGGACGTCCTCGAGGGCGTTGCATGCGGAGACCACGGAGTCCGGCATGGCACCGGGAGCCATCTCGAGCAGGACGTCGTCGACGGCAGTGCCGTCGTGGTTCTTCTCGACGATCTCCAGAGCCTCGATGTCTCCGCCGGCCTCACCGATGGCCGTTGCCAGACGACCGAGCGATCCCGGCACGTCGGGCAGGTGGACACGGAGCAGGTACGGCATTCCCCGACCTTAACCTGGCGATGCGCCGCTCCGCGGGCGTTGCCACGACTTGGTCACGATTCGGTCACGGTCCCTCGGACGGGCGGCGACCGGGCCTCACGCCTCGCTCAGTCGGCGACGCAGACCGCTCGCCCGCTGGGCGCGGCGGGTCACCGCGGCGGCCACGGACTCCCGGCTGCCGATCACGGTCACCCGCTCCTGGGCACGGGTGACGGCGGTGTAGAAGAGCTCCCGGGTCAGCAGCGGCGAGTCGGCCGGAGGCAGCAGCACGCTGACCTCCCGGGCCTGGCTGCCCTGACTCTTGTGCACCGTCATCGCATGAAGTGTCTCGACGTCTCCGAGCCGCGAGGGCGCATAGGTACGGCCACCGGCGATGTGCACCCGGAGCGCGCCGTCGCCAGCCACCACCGCAACGCCTGTGTCGCCGTTGAACAGGCCGACGCTGTAGTCGTTGGTCGTCACCAGGATCGGCCGTCCCGCGTACCACTCGCCCAGCCAGGTGCCGGCCCGGTCGGCGAGCGCCCGGTCGATCTGACGGTTCCAGTGCAGGGCACCCCACGGGCCGTCGCGGTGGGCGCACAGGAGCCGGTGGTCGTCGGCTGTCGCCACGGCACCGGCCGCGTCGCCGGCAAGGGAGAGACGGCGCAGCTCGGCTGCATGATCGCTCAGCCGGCCACGTAGCGCGCTCATCGCCGCCTCGTCCTGCGGATCGATCCGGCGCAGCCGTCCGGACCCGTCCTCGAGGAGCGCGAGCACGCGGTCGGCGTCGCCGTCGCGCAGCGCCTGGGCCAGGTCGCCGATGCCCTCGCCGAACCGGTGGGTCGTGCGCAGCCCGACGACCGCACCGGAGCCGCGCTCGGCGAGGCCCGTGGCGAGGTCGGCGAGGACGGCTCCCGCCTCGACCGAGGCCAGCTGGTCGGGATCGCCGACCAGGATGAGCCGGGTGTCGGGACGGACCGCCTCGAGCAGGCGGGCCATCATGGTCAAGGAGACCATCGACGTCTCGTCCACGACGATCACGTCGTGCGGCAGCCTGTTGCCGCGGTGGTGCGCGAAGCGGGTGGAGGAGCCCGGTCGCCAGCCCAGCAGCCGGTGCATCGTCGAGGCGGTCAGGCCGGCCAGACGAGCGCGGTCGTCGTCGCTGAAGCGCCGCTCCTGCTGGGCCGCGGTGACCGCCTCCTGCAAGCGGGCGGCCGCCTTGCCGGTGGGCGCGGTCAACGCGATCCGCAGCGGGACGGGCGACTCGGCGGCGATCAGGGCCAGGAGGCCGGCCACGGTGGTGGTCTTGCCGGTCCCGGGACCGCCGGTCAGGACGGTGGTCCACTGGCCGACCGCGGACAGGGCGGCCGCTCGCTGCTCGGCGTACCCCACGCCCGGGAAGAGCCGCTCCGCCCGCTCGGCGAGGGCGCCGGACCCCGTCGGCGGTGGCGCCAGCGTCTCCCGGACGAGGAGGTCGTCGCGGACCTGACCCTCCTCGCGCCAGTAGCGATCCAGGTAGAGCAGATCACCCTCGACGCGGAGGACCGACGCGCCCGCGAGCCGGCTCGCCCCGACCCGGGCCAGCCACCCGGGCGGCGGCCACGGCAGATCGGGCTCGGTGCGGGTGAGGTCGTCGAGATCGACGCAGACGGAGCCCGCCCGCGCCGCCCGTACGGCGAGGGCCACGGCCAGCTGGGTCTCCTCGTCGACACCGCCCACCAGGGCCGCGGTGCGCGCTGCCACGTGCACGTCGGCGGCGGTGAGGATCCCGGCAGCGTTGAACCGTGCCAGGACACCGCTCGCAGCACGGGCGAAGCGGGCGTCGGCCGGATCGGTCGTCTCGTCGGTCCAGCGCTCGATCATCGGGCGCCTCCGGGGCCGGCCGCGCCGTCGAGCACGTCGGAGAGCGCGAGCACGAGGGTTGTCGGCGGCCGCCAGGAGAAGACGCCCGCCGGATGCCCGTCGACCAGGGGTGTCGCCGGGCCGCACATGCCGCGCAGGTAGAGGTAGAGCACGCCGCCGAGGTGCTGCTCGGGGTCGTAGCCGGGCAGACGCCAGCGCAGGTAGCGGTGCACGACCACTGCGTAGAGCAGCGCCTGCAGCGGATAGTGCGAGTGCAGCATCGCCTCGGCGAGGTCGGTGTAGTCGCCCGCCGCCGGCCCGAGGAAGTTGGTCTTGTAGTCGACGATCAGGAAGCGATC from Nocardioides sp. BP30 encodes:
- the recD gene encoding exodeoxyribonuclease V subunit alpha; the protein is MIERWTDETTDPADARFARAASGVLARFNAAGILTAADVHVAARTAALVGGVDEETQLAVALAVRAARAGSVCVDLDDLTRTEPDLPWPPPGWLARVGASRLAGASVLRVEGDLLYLDRYWREEGQVRDDLLVRETLAPPPTGSGALAERAERLFPGVGYAEQRAAALSAVGQWTTVLTGGPGTGKTTTVAGLLALIAAESPVPLRIALTAPTGKAAARLQEAVTAAQQERRFSDDDRARLAGLTASTMHRLLGWRPGSSTRFAHHRGNRLPHDVIVVDETSMVSLTMMARLLEAVRPDTRLILVGDPDQLASVEAGAVLADLATGLAERGSGAVVGLRTTHRFGEGIGDLAQALRDGDADRVLALLEDGSGRLRRIDPQDEAAMSALRGRLSDHAAELRRLSLAGDAAGAVATADDHRLLCAHRDGPWGALHWNRQIDRALADRAGTWLGEWYAGRPILVTTNDYSVGLFNGDTGVAVVAGDGALRVHIAGGRTYAPSRLGDVETLHAMTVHKSQGSQAREVSVLLPPADSPLLTRELFYTAVTRAQERVTVIGSRESVAAAVTRRAQRASGLRRRLSEA